The following coding sequences lie in one Haloterrigena sp. KLK7 genomic window:
- a CDS encoding asparagine synthase-related protein has translation MVGLCGAVSDISGIDPLVEDLHWTGDERSLEGEEGDVAVASVTHPFEADLGYAETEGGDRIWLWGSVWGFDGPDGYERFRETGAEQCATRYERHGMEFVSGLNGNFAGAIHDSETGQLSLFTDRFGTRPLYYSVTDDGIVFSTNIQSLPLHPGVETEFDEAYLAEYFALHRPFGVRTPLTGVKKTQPGSVMTLDPDGSYERHRYWRPVYTPRERSREYFADRLARTFRDVVADRTDRAGEYGLLLSGGSDSRLVLAALTALDRQVQTFHLAEWHNREAKTAAKVAAAAGAPLTLLIRDEDYLARSLASNPVMSNFVGYFNQAHANEFAETLSSSVDVLLTGHYGDMLFKGDHLRKSSVDLGPLGSFDLPREQPIETVEEFVDYRADVNTPAYLQLPRSVREIYRDDVRQEGEEVIDHGVSYPSLREATLASRCPLTNGTSQFFYHGTSQMMPSGTPFLDNRLFDLFLTIPVRHLLRGDLINEAIRRLAPDLADYPHGSGVVPIRYPLAAQRAGELATEFMQKYLLSDPEKSHWGRGPWPDHHELIRTHEFIPKTLERHKETIRSLPFLSWEGVNDCYEAHLAGESQLGPLYSLVTFLEMPLVSRVQER, from the coding sequence ATGGTCGGACTCTGCGGAGCGGTCAGCGATATCTCTGGTATCGATCCTCTTGTCGAGGACCTTCACTGGACTGGTGACGAACGCTCGCTGGAGGGTGAAGAGGGAGATGTAGCGGTGGCGTCGGTCACTCACCCCTTCGAGGCCGACCTCGGCTACGCGGAGACCGAGGGCGGTGACCGGATCTGGCTCTGGGGATCGGTGTGGGGGTTCGATGGCCCGGACGGATACGAACGGTTCAGAGAGACCGGGGCAGAGCAGTGTGCTACCAGATACGAACGCCACGGGATGGAGTTCGTCTCGGGACTGAACGGCAACTTCGCCGGTGCGATCCACGACAGCGAGACCGGACAGCTTTCCCTCTTCACTGATCGGTTTGGGACCCGTCCGTTGTACTATTCCGTGACCGACGACGGGATCGTCTTCTCGACTAACATTCAGTCGCTCCCCCTCCACCCGGGCGTCGAGACGGAGTTCGACGAGGCGTATCTCGCCGAGTACTTCGCCCTCCACCGACCGTTCGGCGTCCGGACACCACTGACCGGCGTAAAGAAAACACAGCCCGGCTCGGTGATGACGCTGGATCCCGACGGCAGTTACGAGAGACACCGGTACTGGCGGCCGGTCTATACGCCACGCGAGCGATCGCGGGAGTACTTCGCCGACCGCCTCGCCAGGACGTTCCGCGACGTCGTTGCTGACCGCACCGATCGAGCAGGCGAGTACGGACTCCTGTTGAGCGGTGGGAGCGATTCTCGACTCGTCCTGGCTGCGCTCACCGCACTCGATAGGCAGGTACAGACGTTCCATCTGGCCGAATGGCACAACCGGGAGGCGAAGACCGCCGCGAAGGTAGCTGCGGCGGCCGGCGCTCCCCTCACACTGCTCATCCGTGACGAGGATTATCTGGCCCGTTCACTCGCCAGTAACCCGGTGATGTCTAACTTCGTCGGCTACTTCAACCAGGCACACGCGAACGAATTCGCTGAGACGCTCTCCTCGAGCGTCGACGTCCTCCTCACGGGTCACTACGGAGATATGTTGTTCAAGGGTGACCACCTCCGCAAGTCATCGGTCGACCTTGGCCCGCTCGGGTCGTTCGACCTGCCACGCGAACAGCCGATAGAGACGGTCGAGGAGTTTGTCGACTACCGGGCCGATGTGAACACCCCCGCGTATCTCCAGCTACCACGGAGCGTACGGGAGATATACCGTGACGACGTCCGACAGGAGGGTGAGGAGGTCATCGATCACGGCGTCTCATACCCCTCGCTCCGGGAGGCGACGCTCGCCAGTCGCTGTCCACTCACGAACGGTACCTCGCAGTTCTTCTATCATGGGACCAGCCAGATGATGCCGTCGGGGACGCCGTTCCTCGACAACCGGCTGTTCGACCTCTTCCTCACCATCCCCGTTCGTCACCTGCTCAGGGGTGACCTGATCAACGAGGCGATCCGTCGTCTGGCGCCGGACCTGGCCGACTATCCACACGGGAGCGGCGTCGTCCCGATCCGATATCCGTTAGCAGCCCAGCGAGCAGGGGAACTCGCAACTGAGTTCATGCAGAAATACCTCCTGAGTGACCCCGAGAAATCACACTGGGGACGTGGACCCTGGCCCGACCACCACGAGCTTATCCGCACACACGAGTTCATCCCCAAAACACTCGAGAGACACAAGGAGACGATCCGATCGCTCCCGTTCCTGAGCTGGGAGGGAGTGAACGACTGCTACGAGGCCCACCTCGCCGGCGAGAGCCAGCTGGGGCCACTCTACTCGCTCGTCACCTTCCTCGAGATGCCTCTCGTATCCCGGGTCCAAGAGAGATAA